Below is a window of Candidatus Zixiibacteriota bacterium DNA.
CCGAGATGTTCCTGGTGGACAAATAGCCCACTGGACATACAGCCGATGTAAAGTGAATCGAGGTGGTCAACCCCGGATTTGTCTATTGCTTCAAGTGCGGCGTCGACAAAGAGCTGACGAAGAGACTTGCGCCATACTTCGCCCCAGGTGCTCATGCCAACCCCGACAACACAAACTGTTCTCATAGTTGTCACCTCCTAAGCATTCTTCCTGATTTTGCGGCGGAACTTGGCATAGGTCCCGTATTCAACAT
It encodes the following:
- a CDS encoding thiolase domain-containing protein (Catalyzes the synthesis of acetoacetyl coenzyme A from two molecules of acetyl coenzyme A. It can also act as a thiolase, catalyzing the reverse reaction and generating two-carbon units from the four-carbon product of fatty acid oxidation) translates to MRTVCVVGVGMSTWGEVWRKSLRQLFVDAALEAIDKSGVDHLDSLYIGCMSSGLFVHQEHLG